In the genome of Fusobacterium necrogenes, one region contains:
- a CDS encoding glycoside hydrolase family 1 protein: MYKFPKDFLWGSASAAYQIEGAHDVDGKGVSNWDEFVKIPGKTFKGTTGDVAVDHYHRYKEDIALMAEQGLKTYRFSIAWTRIFPNGKGEINQKGIEFYQNIIDECLKYGIEPMVTIFHWDLPQALVNEYGGFENIQIVDDFVNYATTLFKVFGKSVKYWITLNEQNIFTSLGWLTAQHPPGKFDDQKTFYQVNHHAFLAHAKTVLAYRELGFTGKIGASFAYTPSYALDCNPINAMSKMNYDDLKNYWWLDVYAYGEYPRAAMRYLEKKGVAPMVTEEEKRVLKLAAQEIDFMGVNYYQSCVCEYNPLDGVTPYGVMNTTGKKGSGQVVGIPGVYKNPANQFLKTTDWDWTIDPMGLTFLCKEITSRYRLPIMISENGLGAFDKLEEDNSIHDAYRIEYIKEHLKALAVAIDEGCEVLAYCTWSFTDLLSWLNGYQKRYGFVYVDRNEESGSLDRYKKDSFYWYQEVIATNGESLDK, encoded by the coding sequence ATGTATAAATTTCCAAAGGATTTTTTATGGGGAAGTGCTTCTGCTGCCTATCAAATAGAGGGAGCACACGATGTAGATGGAAAGGGAGTTTCTAACTGGGATGAGTTTGTAAAGATTCCTGGAAAAACATTTAAAGGGACAACTGGAGATGTAGCTGTTGACCACTACCATCGTTACAAAGAGGATATTGCTCTAATGGCTGAGCAAGGGCTTAAAACATATAGATTTTCAATAGCTTGGACAAGAATATTCCCAAATGGAAAGGGAGAGATAAATCAAAAGGGAATAGAGTTTTATCAAAACATAATTGATGAGTGTTTAAAATATGGTATTGAACCAATGGTAACAATCTTCCACTGGGATTTACCACAAGCTCTAGTAAATGAGTATGGAGGATTTGAAAATATTCAAATAGTAGATGATTTTGTAAATTATGCTACAACTCTATTTAAGGTATTTGGTAAAAGTGTAAAATATTGGATAACTCTAAATGAGCAAAATATATTTACATCACTAGGTTGGCTTACAGCTCAGCACCCACCTGGAAAATTTGATGACCAAAAAACATTCTATCAAGTAAATCATCACGCTTTTTTAGCTCATGCAAAGACTGTATTAGCTTATCGTGAATTAGGATTTACAGGTAAGATAGGGGCAAGTTTTGCTTATACTCCTAGCTATGCACTAGACTGTAATCCTATAAATGCTATGTCAAAGATGAACTATGATGATTTAAAAAATTATTGGTGGCTTGATGTGTATGCATATGGAGAGTATCCAAGAGCTGCTATGAGATATCTAGAGAAAAAAGGTGTAGCTCCTATGGTAACAGAAGAGGAGAAGAGAGTATTAAAACTAGCTGCTCAAGAGATTGATTTTATGGGAGTAAACTACTATCAAAGCTGTGTGTGTGAATATAATCCATTAGATGGAGTTACTCCATATGGTGTGATGAATACTACTGGAAAGAAAGGTTCTGGACAAGTGGTGGGAATCCCTGGAGTATATAAAAATCCAGCTAACCAATTTTTAAAGACAACAGATTGGGACTGGACTATTGATCCTATGGGATTGACATTCCTATGTAAAGAGATAACAAGTAGATATAGACTTCCAATAATGATATCTGAAAATGGATTAGGGGCTTTTGATAAGTTAGAAGAGGACAACTCTATACACGATGCTTATAGAATAGAGTATATAAAAGAGCATCTAAAAGCTTTAGCTGTGGCTATTGACGAAGGTTGTGAGGTACTAGCTTACTGTACTTGGTCTTTTACTGACTTACTAAGTTGGTTAAATGGATATCAAAAGAGATATGGATTTGTCTATGTAGATAGAAATGAGGAGTCTGGAAGCTTAGACAGATATAAAAAAGATAGCTTTTA